From the genome of Leptospira saintgironsiae, one region includes:
- a CDS encoding LIMLP_04285 family protein — translation MITRTIITISIFLICLGTLSADTVTNTKTKEVIENVKTTQTEQGVIVEFEDGSRRGFDRTSVTVEAKPVEWKQKDQENYPDKERYTDYAIFGGIFLIILLLP, via the coding sequence ATGATTACGAGAACTATTATTACAATTTCAATTTTTCTAATATGTTTGGGAACTCTTTCTGCAGACACAGTCACCAATACAAAAACCAAAGAAGTGATTGAGAACGTAAAAACTACACAGACAGAACAAGGTGTAATTGTTGAGTTCGAAGACGGCTCCCGTAGAGGTTTTGACAGAACGTCCGTTACTGTTGAAGCAAAACCTGTAGAGTGGAAACAAAAGGATCAGGAGAATTATCCTGATAAAGAAAGATACACTGACTATGCCATTTTTGGTGGGATCTTCTTAATAATACTACTTTTACCCTAA
- a CDS encoding ExbD/TolR family protein — MALKKKKASPSIPVSSMADIAFLLLVFFMVTSVLDTDPDLPIALPDVPGGEQLNKKIANLYLSADNEKSIYFNQVKMPLNEAINNVRAKLATTPDLKVLIHADKDLSYADLDNVFELLKEAGALKVSLVTKTTQGGGLK, encoded by the coding sequence ATGGCACTTAAAAAGAAAAAAGCTTCACCTTCTATTCCGGTCAGCTCCATGGCCGATATCGCCTTTCTTCTTTTGGTATTCTTTATGGTGACCTCGGTCCTTGATACGGATCCGGATCTTCCAATCGCTCTTCCGGATGTTCCCGGAGGAGAGCAGCTTAATAAGAAAATTGCGAATTTATATTTAAGCGCTGATAACGAGAAGTCCATTTACTTTAACCAAGTAAAGATGCCTTTGAACGAAGCGATCAATAACGTTCGTGCCAAACTTGCAACCACTCCCGACCTGAAAGTCCTTATCCATGCGGATAAAGATCTGAGTTATGCAGACCTGGACAATGTTTTCGAACTTTTGAAAGAAGCCGGGGCATTAAAAGTTTCTCTGGTTACTAAAACTACGCAAGGAGGAGGTTTGAAATGA
- a CDS encoding TonB-dependent receptor domain-containing protein, whose protein sequence is MKIKLLTIALLIFTFSENVLAQATGKVRGKIVDGDNGEAVFGATIVVRSLKKFAKSDFDGAYDLELPLGTHEVEFQMMGFAAQKRSVTVTPGKAQVINVTFGLQTLETVDVKGRALNDAESALLALQKKSSSVSDGISKEAIKKSPDSSAGEVVRRVTGITLVGGKFVFVRGLGERYSNTELNDTLVPSTEPDKRVVALDIFPSGVLKNVRIIKTFIPELPAEFSGGLVKIETQEYPEEKLLTVSVGAGGNYNTTGHKFLNMNQGNMLGGVNDNQKNPLANVPNVTPVIPGSIFGGYDPSVVQASTAEFNQKWTPDKGPAPFDKNFSINYGDTFKVGATSRIGILVGSTYNRNYRFRQEESNRYIGSAAIPLTTAGSTLNKLQDQKADLYTEERNWGNNMNLAYEITKGQQVFLKSLYTQQGEGVVRQSDGNDYINLAHFKAQTTQYTSSLIQHHTLGGDHALNWFGDRAHKFDWRVNYAQADRDQPNLQQQVWRQGIGNPNPYDMTRLGDSNDGSRFFSNTRDITKTVKLNYEIPFDQWSGLKALFKLGTYITSREKDFSFYWYGQKPNTSTGLERYPLPGEVYSNPVTFLDNTNQFSLQLAGQSNAYTASQKLQAYYSQVDLPILPKLKVLFGVRYEDSYQKVKTYYTGNTASYLNLDYGCGVNDETVRIALVRNNVCDQFNNGVGELRTKDRLPSLNVNWELAKDQIVRAAVTQTLTRPDLRELSPFGFTPYYGANTIFGNSSLQRSYIHNYDLRYEYYLNSTDYVGVGAFFKQISDPIEMIGQPVAGGISQKFTFANAQQATIRGVEFDFRKELTSWLRFETNMFFIKSRVDVLSWEQYIAVQSGMVDTLSRVASYNPTNLSRPLQGQSPFVFNLKFDFYLNEKKTQTLGLYYNYFADRLYAVGANYLPDAYERAVGLTDVVYTAKRGDHLEFKVAAQNIFDTRYRVYQKNELTHEKELFLSYRTGVSYSFQATYKL, encoded by the coding sequence ATGAAAATAAAACTTCTTACAATTGCTTTATTGATCTTCACTTTTTCCGAGAATGTTCTCGCTCAAGCGACCGGAAAAGTAAGAGGGAAAATCGTGGATGGAGACAATGGTGAAGCCGTATTCGGTGCAACCATTGTCGTTCGTTCTCTTAAAAAATTTGCTAAATCGGATTTTGATGGAGCATACGACTTAGAACTTCCTCTTGGAACTCACGAAGTAGAATTTCAGATGATGGGTTTTGCTGCTCAGAAACGCTCCGTTACGGTCACTCCAGGAAAAGCCCAAGTGATTAACGTCACTTTTGGCCTTCAAACTCTGGAAACTGTAGACGTTAAAGGTAGAGCGTTAAACGACGCCGAATCCGCCCTACTCGCCTTGCAAAAGAAATCATCCTCCGTTTCGGATGGTATTTCAAAAGAAGCCATCAAGAAAAGCCCAGACTCCTCCGCAGGTGAAGTCGTTCGAAGAGTTACAGGTATCACATTAGTAGGTGGTAAATTCGTATTCGTTCGTGGTTTAGGAGAACGTTATTCTAACACAGAATTAAACGATACATTAGTTCCTTCCACTGAACCGGATAAACGAGTCGTTGCATTGGATATATTCCCTTCCGGAGTATTAAAGAACGTTAGGATCATTAAAACATTTATCCCTGAATTGCCTGCTGAATTTTCCGGAGGTCTTGTAAAGATCGAGACCCAAGAATATCCGGAAGAAAAATTACTGACTGTTTCTGTTGGAGCAGGTGGAAACTATAATACAACCGGTCATAAATTCTTAAACATGAACCAAGGGAATATGCTTGGAGGGGTTAACGATAATCAAAAGAATCCTCTTGCAAATGTTCCCAACGTGACTCCGGTAATTCCAGGTTCCATTTTTGGTGGATATGATCCGAGTGTAGTCCAAGCAAGTACCGCAGAATTTAATCAAAAATGGACCCCAGATAAGGGACCTGCTCCTTTCGATAAAAACTTCTCCATCAATTACGGAGACACATTCAAGGTTGGAGCAACTTCAAGAATCGGGATTTTAGTCGGCTCAACTTACAACAGAAATTATAGATTCAGACAAGAAGAATCTAATCGTTATATAGGATCAGCTGCAATTCCATTAACAACTGCAGGTTCTACTTTAAATAAATTGCAAGATCAGAAAGCAGACCTTTATACCGAAGAACGTAACTGGGGAAACAACATGAACCTAGCTTACGAAATCACCAAAGGTCAACAGGTTTTTCTCAAATCCTTATACACGCAGCAAGGAGAAGGAGTTGTCCGTCAATCTGATGGTAACGATTACATCAACTTAGCTCATTTTAAGGCTCAAACAACTCAGTATACTAGCAGCTTGATCCAACACCATACATTAGGCGGAGATCATGCGTTGAATTGGTTCGGAGACCGCGCTCACAAATTCGACTGGAGAGTGAACTACGCTCAAGCGGATAGAGATCAACCGAATCTTCAACAACAAGTATGGAGACAAGGAATCGGCAACCCAAATCCTTACGATATGACAAGATTAGGGGATTCGAATGACGGATCTCGATTCTTCTCCAATACTAGGGATATAACGAAAACTGTAAAATTAAACTATGAAATTCCTTTCGATCAGTGGTCGGGTTTAAAGGCATTATTTAAACTCGGAACTTATATCACATCCCGAGAAAAGGATTTCTCATTCTACTGGTATGGCCAAAAACCGAACACTTCGACTGGATTAGAACGTTATCCTCTACCTGGCGAAGTTTATTCAAACCCGGTTACCTTCTTGGACAACACAAATCAGTTTTCCTTACAATTAGCAGGCCAATCCAACGCGTATACCGCTTCTCAAAAACTACAAGCTTATTATAGCCAAGTGGACTTGCCGATTTTACCAAAACTTAAAGTATTATTTGGAGTGCGTTACGAGGACAGTTACCAAAAAGTAAAAACGTATTACACAGGGAACACAGCAAGTTACCTGAATCTTGATTATGGATGCGGTGTAAACGACGAGACCGTTCGGATCGCACTCGTTCGAAACAATGTTTGCGATCAGTTCAACAACGGGGTCGGAGAACTTAGAACAAAAGACCGTCTTCCTTCCTTGAACGTAAACTGGGAATTAGCAAAGGATCAGATCGTAAGAGCTGCAGTTACCCAAACTTTAACAAGACCGGATTTAAGAGAATTATCTCCTTTCGGGTTTACTCCTTATTATGGAGCGAACACAATATTCGGTAACTCCTCACTACAAAGATCTTATATTCATAACTACGATTTACGTTACGAATACTATCTGAATTCAACAGACTATGTCGGAGTTGGAGCATTCTTTAAACAAATTTCCGATCCTATCGAGATGATCGGCCAACCGGTTGCAGGTGGTATCAGCCAGAAATTCACCTTTGCTAACGCTCAACAAGCTACAATTCGAGGAGTTGAGTTTGATTTTAGAAAAGAATTAACAAGCTGGCTTCGGTTCGAAACCAATATGTTCTTCATTAAATCAAGAGTTGATGTTCTTTCTTGGGAACAGTATATTGCAGTTCAATCCGGAATGGTGGATACTCTATCCAGAGTGGCTTCCTACAATCCGACGAATTTATCCAGACCGTTGCAAGGTCAGTCACCTTTCGTATTTAACTTAAAGTTCGACTTCTACTTAAACGAGAAGAAAACCCAAACTCTCGGGCTTTACTATAACTACTTTGCTGACAGACTTTATGCAGTTGGAGCAAACTATTTACCAGATGCATACGAAAGAGCCGTCGGTTTGACTGACGTTGTTTATACTGCGAAAAGAGGAGATCATTTAGAATTCAAGGTCGCTGCGCAGAATATCTTCGATACTAGATATAGAGTTTATCAGAAGAACGAGTTAACTCATGAGAAAGAACTTTTCTTATCCTATAGAACTGGTGTGAGTTATTCTTTCCAAGCTACTTATAAACTGTAA
- a CDS encoding energy transducer TonB: MNQVVSSPSSSKKRSGLRRFVDRYRMETFLGSSAVLQIAALLFWYTPPNTYDHLDKLIDEVAFVENLVIQDPNVGEAPDDGEFEVTDTLKKKEDSRIAGAQDAIVSGATAPVDLSPNLQPEYTKDAQSAGIGGTLTLEVIIADSGEVLRVRNIGKTLGYGLEESAIQAFYKKRYSPSMLEGKAITVKVYVPVRFSLY, from the coding sequence ATGAACCAAGTAGTTTCCTCTCCTTCTTCTTCCAAAAAACGTTCAGGCCTTCGCAGGTTTGTTGATCGTTACAGAATGGAAACCTTCTTAGGTTCTTCTGCTGTTCTACAGATCGCGGCTCTTCTTTTCTGGTACACTCCTCCGAATACTTACGATCATCTGGACAAGCTGATCGACGAAGTCGCTTTCGTGGAGAATCTTGTGATCCAGGATCCAAACGTGGGAGAAGCTCCTGACGATGGAGAATTCGAAGTTACTGATACTCTTAAGAAAAAAGAAGATTCCAGGATCGCAGGCGCTCAAGACGCAATCGTTTCAGGTGCTACTGCTCCAGTGGATCTTTCTCCGAACCTTCAACCTGAATATACTAAAGATGCTCAGTCTGCAGGTATTGGTGGAACTCTTACCTTAGAAGTGATCATCGCTGATTCAGGAGAAGTTTTAAGAGTACGTAATATTGGTAAAACCTTAGGATACGGATTAGAAGAATCTGCGATCCAAGCATTTTACAAAAAACGTTACTCTCCTTCCATGTTAGAAGGAAAAGCGATCACTGTAAAAGTTTACGTTCCAGTTCGTTTCTCTCTCTATTGA
- a CDS encoding ExbD/TolR family protein produces MIQLKKKRGLEEISASSMSDIAFLLLVFFMVTAVFFVKEGLNIQLPRKNSNPTLVLRENIYEILVTGETIKMRNKVLGTRDYKDLAEFRKDLNDIEIPNLEEKVALIKTTGETKYGNMLDALSAVQLRGFKQVSVKRLK; encoded by the coding sequence ATGATTCAGCTTAAGAAAAAAAGAGGTTTGGAAGAAATTTCAGCCTCTTCCATGTCGGATATCGCGTTTCTTCTACTTGTATTCTTTATGGTGACCGCGGTGTTTTTCGTGAAGGAAGGTCTGAATATCCAGCTTCCCCGCAAAAACTCCAACCCCACCCTTGTTTTAAGAGAGAATATCTACGAGATATTGGTGACTGGCGAAACGATCAAGATGAGGAACAAAGTCCTCGGCACTCGTGATTACAAGGATCTGGCAGAATTCAGAAAAGATCTGAACGATATTGAAATCCCGAATCTCGAAGAAAAAGTCGCTCTGATCAAAACGACCGGCGAAACAAAATACGGAAATATGTTAGATGCTCTTTCTGCAGTGCAGTTAAGAGGATTCAAACAAGTCTCCGTAAAAAGATTAAAATAA
- a CDS encoding MotA/TolQ/ExbB proton channel family protein gives MHNRYTNLSLRQWIAIALVGGFVLTATLPTFSQDTAPTDATKTEQTTAPAEQPAPAPAEKSGTWGFVDLFNKGGWTMYPLALSSIIALAIIFERIYFLTTSKLLPKGFNIDLGEKVDEKGFDGAKEFIDANPSYKISDILKNGIDVSAGNAEIFAKGIEREAAEVIVVLERGLVILAAVSTIAPLIGFLGTVSGMINAFDAIANADQVNAKVVAGGIKEALITTAAGLIIAIPAMTFHQYLTSRIDGFTSEVEEAANRIYKEFLKRNARA, from the coding sequence ATGCATAATCGATATACTAATCTCTCTCTACGCCAATGGATTGCCATTGCACTTGTAGGAGGATTTGTTCTTACTGCAACTCTACCTACTTTCTCTCAAGATACTGCGCCTACTGACGCAACTAAAACTGAACAAACCACTGCACCTGCAGAACAACCTGCACCGGCTCCTGCTGAAAAAAGTGGGACTTGGGGATTCGTAGACCTGTTCAATAAGGGTGGATGGACAATGTATCCATTGGCTCTTTCTTCTATCATTGCTCTTGCAATCATTTTCGAAAGGATCTACTTCCTTACTACTTCCAAACTTCTTCCTAAAGGTTTTAATATCGATTTAGGAGAGAAGGTAGATGAAAAAGGTTTCGATGGAGCAAAAGAATTCATCGATGCAAACCCTTCTTATAAAATTTCTGATATCTTAAAGAATGGTATCGATGTATCTGCAGGTAACGCTGAAATTTTCGCAAAAGGTATCGAAAGAGAAGCTGCTGAAGTGATCGTAGTTCTTGAAAGAGGACTTGTGATCTTAGCTGCGGTTTCGACCATCGCTCCTTTGATCGGGTTCTTAGGAACAGTTTCGGGTATGATCAACGCATTCGACGCAATCGCAAATGCCGACCAAGTTAACGCGAAAGTGGTAGCGGGTGGTATTAAAGAAGCTCTTATCACCACTGCGGCTGGTTTGATCATCGCAATTCCTGCAATGACTTTCCACCAATACTTGACTTCCAGGATCGACGGATTCACTTCCGAAGTGGAAGAAGCTGCAAACAGAATTTACAAAGAATTCCTGAAACGCAACGCAAGAGCTTAA
- a CDS encoding spinster family MFS transporter gives MESNSNQAKHAWRILILLFLANLLNFFDRTIPAIIIEPIRHEWDLSDLQLGIVGSAFTVIYAIAGLPLGRLADTWSRKKIIGWGLAIWSAFTALNGYAWNYLSFVSVRMGVGIGEASYAPAANSLIGDLFPSHKRARAVGIFMLGLPLGLVLAFFTVGAMVKAFGTWRAPFFIAALPGILLSIFFFFIREPERGAAESIQISKVPPTQPIKKVLRIPTMWWIILSGLTFNFAAYAVNSFLVSLLQRYYHFTLVKAAITTGFIVGITGLVGLTVGGWIADKIHQKSERGRLLFGAFNLLISGILIFLALLQSEELVLFFSLLLGFGWLLSYNYYTCVYPAIHDVIEPRLRATAMAIYFAAMYLLGGAAGPAVVGWFSDYLTKSAMLRSGTTEMTEQFKAIGLHDSLFLIPVTVLLTSLFVFLASRSFTKDASDMKRSLEGKA, from the coding sequence ATGGAATCGAACTCGAATCAAGCCAAACATGCATGGAGAATCCTGATCCTTCTATTCTTGGCAAACCTTCTCAACTTTTTTGATCGAACAATCCCTGCAATCATCATAGAACCTATTCGACATGAATGGGACCTAAGTGATCTTCAATTAGGTATAGTAGGATCCGCGTTCACTGTAATCTATGCCATCGCCGGTTTACCTTTAGGAAGACTCGCTGATACTTGGAGCCGTAAAAAGATCATAGGCTGGGGACTTGCAATCTGGAGCGCATTCACTGCTTTGAATGGATATGCTTGGAATTATTTATCTTTTGTTTCTGTTCGTATGGGTGTTGGAATAGGAGAAGCGAGTTACGCGCCTGCTGCAAATTCTCTTATAGGAGATCTTTTTCCTTCTCATAAAAGAGCAAGAGCAGTTGGTATTTTTATGTTAGGCCTTCCTTTGGGGCTCGTACTTGCATTCTTTACAGTCGGAGCAATGGTAAAAGCGTTCGGAACCTGGAGAGCTCCTTTTTTCATAGCGGCCTTGCCTGGAATTCTTCTTTCTATCTTCTTCTTCTTTATCCGAGAACCTGAAAGAGGAGCCGCGGAATCTATACAAATATCTAAAGTCCCACCTACTCAACCGATTAAAAAAGTATTAAGAATTCCTACTATGTGGTGGATCATTTTATCCGGTCTTACATTCAATTTTGCGGCGTATGCAGTGAATAGTTTCCTAGTTTCTTTATTACAAAGATATTATCATTTCACTTTGGTAAAAGCTGCAATCACCACAGGATTTATAGTTGGGATCACTGGTTTAGTTGGCTTAACAGTCGGCGGTTGGATTGCAGATAAGATCCACCAGAAATCGGAAAGAGGTCGCCTTCTATTTGGAGCATTCAATTTGCTCATCTCTGGAATTCTAATCTTTCTTGCATTACTTCAATCAGAAGAGCTGGTTCTATTCTTCTCACTTTTGTTAGGCTTTGGATGGTTACTTTCTTATAATTATTATACCTGCGTTTATCCAGCGATACATGACGTGATCGAACCTAGATTAAGAGCCACTGCAATGGCAATCTATTTTGCGGCTATGTATCTGTTAGGCGGAGCGGCAGGTCCCGCAGTTGTTGGTTGGTTCTCGGATTATTTGACTAAATCTGCGATGTTACGCTCAGGCACGACAGAGATGACAGAACAATTTAAGGCGATTGGTCTTCACGATTCTCTCTTTCTGATCCCAGTTACTGTGCTATTGACTTCCCTATTTGTGTTCCTAGCTTCCAGAAGTTTCACCAAGGATGCGTCTGATATGAAGAGAAGTCTGGAAGGAAAAGCCTAA